A region from the Gemmatimonadota bacterium genome encodes:
- a CDS encoding RNA polymerase sigma factor, producing MDVGRPGAEAGDRELVSAVLDGGDERAFRTLYRRYTPQLHRIALRLTEDREGVAEDVVHDTWVRAVERLSTFGWRSSLGTWLTGVLINRVREQWRAWGRVEWAPLERIAEPAVRAVAHEARVDLDRAITALPPGYRAAVVLHDVEGYSHEETARLLNIDVGTSKSQLSRARRRLREWLEPKEATP from the coding sequence ATGGACGTAGGGCGCCCAGGCGCTGAGGCCGGCGACCGCGAGCTGGTCTCCGCGGTGCTGGATGGCGGAGACGAACGCGCCTTCCGTACGCTGTATCGACGGTACACGCCGCAGCTCCACCGCATCGCGCTGCGACTCACCGAGGATCGCGAGGGCGTCGCCGAGGACGTGGTGCACGACACCTGGGTCCGGGCGGTGGAGCGCCTGTCGACCTTCGGTTGGCGCTCGTCCCTGGGCACCTGGCTCACCGGCGTTCTCATCAACCGTGTGCGCGAACAGTGGAGAGCGTGGGGCCGTGTGGAGTGGGCCCCGCTCGAGCGGATCGCCGAGCCGGCCGTGCGTGCGGTGGCTCACGAGGCACGAGTGGACCTCGATCGGGCCATCACGGCGCTGCCCCCGGGGTATCGCGCGGCGGTCGTGTTGCACGACGTGGAGGGCTACTCCCATGAGGAGACCGCGCGACTCCTGAACATCGACGTCGGAACGTCCAAGAGTCAGCTCTCCCGCGCGCGGCGCCGCTTGCGGGAATGGCTCGAGCCGAAGGAGGCCACACCATGA
- a CDS encoding radical SAM protein, translated as MGAPGWVVSRYNTFTESGLPGTWLGFNAFTGALLELEEEDWRRVAPLDGRTGSPAPGNLPAELERRLQAAGMLVPATFDERKALFEVRRRALDAPDALLLTLAPTIQCNFRCTYCFESHRQEVMTPETEAQLLRFIADKAEGARAITTTWFGGEPLLQPEVVERVQRFTNALGEARGLQIKRGIVTNGYFLDPPMVERLQALGDWEMVQVTLDGLPEVHDTRRVLMGGQPTWARIVRNCRSALDAGFPVDLRVNVDRRNASALPQLLDRLTCEGLLPGAKISIGFVVAATSTCSHVADQALADEERARLSTWFDAELLRRGFLPPGGLPAPLCGPMCSVESPLGYVVAPSGLLFKCWNQIDGTVEQAIGHVSGAATPNAARERARWARYDPAGRSGCSNCSALPVCMGGCPWEYERLGRVHRGECDPFRFFPKELVTLAHGRLRAARATRLAPVHSGS; from the coding sequence GTGGGCGCCCCGGGGTGGGTGGTCTCCCGCTACAACACCTTCACGGAGTCCGGCCTGCCGGGCACCTGGCTCGGGTTCAACGCCTTCACCGGCGCGCTGCTGGAGCTCGAGGAGGAGGATTGGAGGCGGGTGGCGCCCCTCGATGGTCGCACGGGATCGCCCGCCCCGGGGAATCTGCCGGCAGAGCTCGAGCGGCGCCTGCAAGCGGCCGGTATGCTGGTGCCGGCGACGTTCGATGAACGGAAGGCACTGTTCGAGGTCCGAAGACGCGCGCTGGACGCACCGGACGCCCTGCTGTTGACGCTGGCTCCCACGATCCAGTGCAACTTCCGCTGCACCTACTGCTTCGAGTCGCATCGCCAGGAAGTGATGACGCCCGAGACGGAAGCCCAGCTACTCCGCTTCATCGCGGACAAGGCGGAGGGCGCACGCGCCATCACCACCACCTGGTTCGGTGGGGAGCCCTTGCTGCAACCGGAGGTGGTGGAGCGGGTGCAGCGCTTCACCAACGCGCTCGGGGAAGCGCGCGGGCTTCAGATCAAGCGCGGCATCGTCACCAACGGCTACTTCCTGGATCCACCGATGGTAGAGCGCTTGCAGGCACTCGGTGACTGGGAGATGGTGCAGGTCACCTTGGACGGCCTGCCCGAGGTGCATGATACCCGCCGCGTCCTCATGGGTGGGCAACCGACCTGGGCCCGCATCGTCAGGAATTGCAGGAGCGCCCTGGACGCCGGCTTTCCGGTGGACCTGCGTGTCAACGTGGACCGACGGAACGCTTCGGCCCTGCCCCAGCTTCTCGATCGGCTGACCTGCGAGGGCCTGCTCCCCGGTGCGAAGATCTCGATCGGGTTCGTGGTGGCTGCCACCAGCACCTGTTCGCACGTAGCCGATCAGGCGCTCGCGGACGAGGAACGAGCCCGGCTGTCCACCTGGTTCGACGCGGAGCTGCTCCGCCGGGGATTCCTCCCTCCCGGAGGACTTCCCGCGCCGCTGTGTGGCCCCATGTGCTCCGTGGAATCTCCGCTCGGGTACGTGGTGGCCCCCAGTGGTCTCCTCTTCAAGTGCTGGAATCAGATCGACGGCACGGTGGAGCAGGCCATCGGCCACGTGTCGGGGGCAGCCACCCCGAATGCCGCCCGGGAACGGGCCCGCTGGGCGCGCTACGACCCCGCAGGACGCTCGGGCTGCTCGAACTGCTCCGCACTTCCGGTCTGCATGGGTGGTTGTCCCTGGGAATACGAGCGGCTGGGCCGCGTGCACCGTGGGGAATGCGATCCCTTCCGCTTCTTCCCCAAGGAGCTGGTGACGTTGGCGCACGGCCGCCTTCGCGCCGCGCGCGCCACGAGGCTGGCGCCGGTCCACAGCGGATCGTAG
- a CDS encoding response regulator, whose protein sequence is MISLAARTEPLTVLLVDDDVLAVHLLDELIGMFSSARREAFTDPLDAVAWMERQVPDLVITDFDMPGLNGLALLRRLRSDPRTAEIPVLMITGIEDPDLRLAALDAGAHDFIRKPFDGHEVRSRVRNMLALREGQRAQQRRNEQLSLEVARAVGVIRERERETILRLARAAEYRDSDTHAHLVRIADYADLVAEGMDIGRVQREALSLAAPMHDIGKIGIPDEIVHKPGRLDPSEYEVMKTHTSIGHAILDGSSSDLLQLAAEIALSHHERWDGQGYPHGLRGEEIPISGRIVAVADVFDALTSSRPYKEAWDRERALTYLADGAGSQFDPACVTAFLERRDRIFVVRARVGPPAFAEP, encoded by the coding sequence ATGATCTCGCTCGCTGCGCGCACAGAGCCATTGACGGTGCTGCTCGTGGACGACGATGTATTGGCGGTACATCTGCTGGATGAGTTGATCGGGATGTTCTCGTCCGCTCGGCGCGAAGCCTTCACAGATCCGCTGGACGCAGTCGCCTGGATGGAGCGACAGGTGCCCGACCTGGTCATCACCGATTTCGACATGCCCGGCCTGAACGGCCTGGCACTGCTGCGTCGTCTCCGCAGCGATCCCCGTACGGCCGAGATCCCGGTGTTGATGATCACCGGCATCGAAGATCCTGACCTGCGGCTGGCAGCCCTCGACGCTGGCGCGCACGACTTCATCCGCAAGCCCTTCGATGGCCATGAAGTGCGGAGCCGGGTTCGCAACATGTTGGCGTTGCGGGAGGGTCAACGAGCGCAACAGCGCCGCAACGAGCAGCTGTCCCTGGAGGTGGCCCGAGCCGTCGGCGTGATTCGGGAGCGGGAGCGGGAGACCATCCTGCGACTGGCGCGCGCCGCCGAGTATCGCGACTCCGATACGCATGCCCACCTGGTACGTATCGCTGACTACGCCGATCTGGTTGCGGAAGGGATGGACATCGGACGGGTACAGCGGGAAGCCTTGTCCTTGGCAGCACCGATGCACGACATCGGCAAGATCGGCATCCCGGACGAGATCGTGCACAAGCCCGGTCGCCTCGATCCGAGCGAGTACGAGGTCATGAAAACCCACACGAGCATCGGCCACGCGATCCTCGATGGGAGCAGCTCCGACCTGCTGCAGTTGGCAGCCGAGATCGCCCTGTCGCACCACGAGCGCTGGGACGGGCAGGGCTACCCGCATGGTTTGCGCGGGGAGGAGATTCCGATCTCGGGCCGGATCGTAGCGGTGGCGGATGTCTTCGATGCCTTGACGAGCAGCCGCCCCTACAAGGAGGCCTGGGACCGGGAGCGGGCCCTCACCTACCTGGCAGATGGAGCGGGCAGCCAGTTCGACCCGGCCTGCGTGACCGCATTCCTGGAGCGGCGCGACCGCATCTTCGTGGTGCGCGCGAGGGTGGGCCCCCCCGCCTTCGCCGAGCCCTAG
- a CDS encoding DUF885 family protein has translation MTSNAPHFTAWLDRFFASYYAERPVNATFIGEHSHDHRLPDWSDSGCGDTVAEMVAELDALERLPSEPLTPIEALDRRLARGFLRIHCWEYASPLFQRGNPSLHTGEAVFALLSLFLTDYAPLQERVEAARARMAALPLFLANARAQIREAPPEWTRRAIRECEGAIAFLGEGLSRLLGGKGSLNDRVLRSADAAARAFADHRHFLQSDLTAGWQPPPSAGEEAFDVLLREGHFLSESAAEVVAYARDQLARARAQLAASTAAAGGSEAEIAERLAAGHVTVDGYLHRYSEIWQTMRAHAAGHDLVTWPDFPLRYVPRPHWVRSSAPSLYFLFYRSPAVFARPPVHEYLVEPIEEDLDEAEQERRLRAHNDSVIKLNHVIHHGGIGHHVQNWHAFQAASRVGRIAAVDCASRIAMFCGGTMAEGWACYATDVMSETGALTADERVAEARSRIRMCARAIVDVELHHGRMTLDDATRFYEQTAGMAAGAASAEAVKNSMFPGAALMYLVGTDSIHALRQATARRQGSDFQLRAFHDRVLSYGSVPVRLVGELMEMSDAE, from the coding sequence ATGACGTCCAACGCGCCGCACTTCACGGCATGGCTGGACCGTTTCTTCGCGTCCTACTACGCGGAGCGGCCGGTCAACGCCACCTTCATCGGCGAACACAGCCACGATCACCGGCTGCCGGATTGGTCCGACAGCGGGTGCGGGGATACGGTGGCGGAGATGGTGGCCGAGCTGGATGCACTGGAGCGGCTCCCCTCCGAGCCTTTGACCCCCATCGAAGCGTTGGACCGGCGACTGGCGCGCGGCTTCCTGCGTATCCATTGCTGGGAATACGCGTCACCGCTATTCCAGCGAGGGAACCCCAGCCTGCACACCGGCGAAGCGGTGTTCGCGCTCCTCTCACTGTTCCTCACGGACTATGCGCCACTTCAGGAGCGGGTGGAGGCTGCGCGTGCGCGCATGGCGGCCTTACCGCTCTTCCTCGCCAACGCCCGCGCACAGATCCGGGAAGCCCCGCCCGAGTGGACCCGCCGTGCGATCCGTGAGTGTGAGGGTGCCATCGCCTTCCTGGGTGAAGGACTGTCGCGCTTGCTGGGCGGGAAGGGTTCCCTGAACGATCGCGTGCTGCGCAGCGCGGACGCCGCTGCCCGCGCCTTCGCTGACCACCGCCACTTCTTGCAGTCGGACCTGACGGCAGGCTGGCAGCCCCCCCCCTCCGCGGGGGAAGAGGCGTTCGACGTGTTGTTGCGCGAGGGTCACTTCCTATCGGAGAGCGCCGCAGAGGTGGTGGCCTACGCGCGCGATCAGTTGGCGCGTGCCCGGGCACAGCTCGCTGCCTCCACCGCTGCCGCCGGGGGTAGCGAGGCGGAGATCGCGGAGCGACTCGCGGCCGGCCACGTCACTGTGGACGGCTACCTGCACCGCTACTCGGAGATCTGGCAGACCATGCGGGCCCATGCTGCGGGCCATGACCTGGTCACCTGGCCGGACTTCCCCCTCCGCTATGTGCCCCGGCCTCACTGGGTACGCTCCAGCGCGCCATCCTTGTACTTCCTCTTTTACCGCTCTCCGGCCGTGTTCGCTCGCCCGCCCGTGCACGAATACCTGGTCGAACCCATCGAGGAGGATCTGGACGAAGCGGAGCAGGAGCGTCGCCTGCGCGCACACAACGACTCCGTCATCAAGCTGAACCACGTCATCCACCACGGCGGCATCGGACATCACGTCCAGAATTGGCACGCGTTCCAGGCGGCTTCCCGCGTCGGACGCATCGCCGCCGTCGACTGCGCCTCACGCATCGCCATGTTCTGCGGGGGCACCATGGCCGAGGGCTGGGCCTGCTATGCCACCGACGTGATGTCCGAGACCGGTGCCCTCACGGCGGATGAGCGGGTGGCGGAGGCGCGCTCCCGAATCCGCATGTGCGCCCGCGCCATCGTGGACGTGGAGCTGCACCACGGGCGGATGACCCTGGACGATGCGACGCGCTTCTACGAGCAGACCGCCGGGATGGCCGCTGGGGCGGCGTCGGCCGAGGCGGTCAAGAACAGCATGTTCCCTGGCGCGGCCCTCATGTATCTCGTGGGCACCGACAGCATCCACGCCCTGCGGCAGGCCACCGCGCGGCGCCAAGGAAGCGATTTCCAGCTGCGCGCGTTCCACGACCGGGTTCTCTCCTACGGGTCGGTGCCGGTCCGCCTGGTGGGCGAGCTGATGGAGATGTCCGATGCTGAGTGA
- a CDS encoding ATP-binding protein: MRATRSPEAGGTLPGDPLPDPRRSEAAQDRALRGRPFLSIRGKVMASTVLVLFLITVFTTIYYPGRQRRAALDAMRAQTTLLAEMVALSVGIGLELNQLSAVQAAVNWAKQDQSLAYVHVVDPGGQIFASYNPDDRPIDIANELAHLGQIREGGGLVRLSVPVVFQERSLGTLSLATSLEATLAEIDRFRWTALLVSLAALALGSALAMFFAHRITTPLRTLRNAADRVARGDLEVTIRPGGGDEVGRLARAFGVMVGRLRAMLAELEDRGRSLARARDEAVAAARAKADFLAAMSHEIRTPMNGVLGMLALLGDTGLTPKQQEYLRTADGSARALLTVINDILDFSKLEAGKIETESIPYPLRETTEEVVRLVAERARRRGLTLSCLIEETVPDRVVGDPVRTRQILQNLLDNAVKFTTEGGVHVHVRRETAAEGDRVQFEVVDTGIGLAPDVQARLFQPFTQADASTTRRFGGTGLGLSIVRRLVEKMGGEVGVRSVPGQGSTFWFWLPLQAAGGDTSLPHERLLAGFRVVGLVPLDEERKQILHHLVARGAAVDLVAEEERLAERLGADAKGQLPDVMLLPSEWATRERVGALRGQGRLDGVRIIVMAPVGERLSAAVTVDGCVERPVRRDELLSVLGLALGRLQAPLTSHPRAATLPRSGPRRGHLLLAEDHEVNRQLAVEVLTQAGYTVEVVENGVEAVDARFRAEFDVVLMDCQMPEMDGIEATRTIRRREWGRRAKPVPIVALTANAITGDRETCMAAGMDDYLAKPFMPAELLDMVQRWAHPEQAPSEDLSAPEGTTPSAGSETVVDLHRLGTMLGGDETKIRKYLHIFADVTETQMEALKDALEAGHSDDIRRLAHKTKGSAAMIGAARLAELAAEIERAAACEDLAAVGAVLGDLVAEFASVQAFALEY, from the coding sequence ATGCGCGCTACCCGATCCCCTGAGGCCGGCGGCACTCTGCCGGGCGACCCGCTCCCGGACCCCCGTCGCAGCGAGGCCGCGCAGGACCGCGCCCTGAGGGGCCGGCCCTTCCTGTCCATTCGCGGCAAGGTGATGGCAAGCACCGTCCTGGTGCTGTTCCTCATCACCGTTTTCACGACCATCTACTATCCAGGGCGTCAGCGGCGGGCCGCGCTGGATGCCATGCGGGCGCAGACCACACTGCTCGCGGAGATGGTGGCCCTGAGCGTGGGGATCGGGCTGGAGCTCAATCAGCTCAGCGCTGTGCAGGCCGCTGTGAACTGGGCGAAGCAGGACCAGTCCCTGGCCTACGTACACGTGGTCGATCCGGGGGGACAGATCTTCGCCAGCTACAACCCCGATGATCGCCCCATCGACATCGCCAACGAACTCGCTCACCTCGGGCAGATCCGCGAAGGCGGGGGTCTGGTGCGCCTCAGCGTACCGGTGGTCTTCCAGGAGCGCTCCCTCGGGACGCTGAGCCTCGCCACCTCGCTGGAAGCGACGCTTGCCGAGATCGACCGCTTCCGGTGGACCGCGCTTCTGGTTTCCCTGGCGGCGTTGGCCCTCGGATCGGCGTTGGCGATGTTCTTCGCCCACCGCATCACGACCCCGCTGCGAACGCTGCGTAACGCTGCCGATCGAGTGGCCCGTGGTGACCTGGAGGTGACGATCCGGCCGGGCGGTGGCGATGAGGTCGGGCGGCTGGCTCGGGCGTTCGGCGTGATGGTGGGGCGTCTGCGCGCGATGCTCGCCGAGCTCGAGGATCGAGGACGCTCGCTGGCGCGCGCGCGCGACGAGGCGGTGGCAGCGGCCCGCGCCAAAGCGGACTTCCTCGCGGCCATGAGCCATGAGATCCGCACACCGATGAACGGCGTCCTGGGGATGCTGGCCCTCTTGGGCGACACCGGCCTGACTCCCAAGCAACAGGAGTACCTGCGCACCGCCGACGGATCCGCCCGAGCGCTCCTCACGGTGATCAACGACATCCTGGACTTTTCGAAGCTCGAAGCGGGCAAGATCGAGACGGAGTCGATCCCCTATCCTCTGCGCGAAACGACCGAAGAGGTCGTTCGGCTGGTGGCCGAACGCGCGCGCCGCCGGGGCCTGACCCTCTCCTGCCTCATCGAGGAGACGGTGCCGGACCGCGTTGTGGGCGACCCGGTGCGCACGCGGCAGATCCTGCAGAACCTCCTGGACAACGCCGTGAAGTTCACGACCGAAGGGGGTGTCCACGTGCACGTGCGTCGTGAAACTGCCGCCGAGGGGGACCGGGTGCAGTTCGAGGTCGTGGACACCGGGATCGGTCTTGCGCCCGACGTGCAGGCGCGCCTCTTCCAGCCGTTCACCCAAGCGGACGCCTCGACGACACGTCGTTTCGGTGGCACCGGTCTCGGACTGTCCATCGTCCGCCGCTTGGTCGAGAAGATGGGAGGCGAGGTGGGCGTGCGTTCCGTACCGGGGCAGGGGAGCACCTTCTGGTTCTGGCTCCCACTGCAGGCGGCCGGTGGGGACACCTCACTCCCCCACGAGCGCCTGCTCGCCGGCTTCCGCGTCGTAGGCCTCGTGCCCCTGGACGAGGAACGCAAGCAGATCCTTCATCACCTGGTGGCGCGGGGCGCGGCCGTGGATCTGGTCGCAGAGGAGGAACGGCTCGCTGAGCGACTCGGTGCCGACGCGAAGGGCCAGCTGCCGGACGTGATGCTCCTCCCGTCGGAGTGGGCGACCCGCGAGCGAGTGGGCGCGCTCCGCGGTCAGGGGCGCCTGGACGGCGTCAGGATCATCGTGATGGCGCCGGTAGGAGAGCGGCTCAGCGCCGCCGTGACCGTCGACGGGTGTGTGGAACGGCCGGTCCGACGTGACGAGCTGCTCAGCGTGCTGGGGCTGGCGCTGGGACGTCTGCAGGCGCCGCTCACCAGTCATCCCCGGGCCGCGACGTTGCCGCGCAGCGGCCCACGCCGCGGTCACCTGCTCCTGGCGGAGGATCACGAGGTCAATCGACAGTTGGCCGTCGAGGTGCTCACGCAGGCGGGATACACCGTGGAAGTCGTCGAGAACGGTGTGGAGGCGGTCGACGCGCGTTTCCGAGCCGAGTTCGACGTCGTTCTCATGGACTGCCAGATGCCGGAGATGGACGGCATCGAAGCCACGAGGACCATCCGCCGCCGAGAGTGGGGTCGGCGCGCGAAGCCCGTTCCCATTGTCGCGCTCACGGCGAACGCGATCACCGGGGACCGGGAGACGTGCATGGCCGCGGGCATGGACGACTATCTGGCCAAGCCATTCATGCCCGCCGAGCTGTTGGACATGGTGCAGCGCTGGGCCCACCCGGAGCAGGCACCGTCGGAAGACCTGTCGGCCCCGGAGGGGACCACTCCGTCGGCTGGAAGCGAGACGGTGGTGGACCTCCACCGCCTCGGCACCATGCTGGGCGGGGACGAGACGAAGATCCGCAAGTACCTGCACATCTTCGCGGACGTCACCGAGACCCAGATGGAGGCCCTCAAGGACGCGTTGGAGGCCGGTCACTCGGACGACATCCGCCGGCTCGCCCACAAGACCAAGGGATCGGCCGCGATGATCGGCGCGGCGCGACTGGCAGAGCTGGCGGCCGAGATCGAGCGTGCTGCCGCCTGCGAGGATCTGGCGGCTGTCGGAGCCGTCCTGGGCGACCTGGTGGCGGAGTTCGCGAGCGTGCAGGCGTTCGCACTGGAGTACTGA
- a CDS encoding peptidyl-alpha-hydroxyglycine alpha-amidating lyase family protein: MPDCRPRRTTWTAVSAALVLGALAGPAAAQHSNPYAAQDSWGTLPAGRTWGAVSAVYATPDGRQMWVAERCGANTCIGSDADPVLLFDLDGTLVRSFGAGLIAWPHGMHVDRDGNVWVADALGFGQQPAGWGHVVYKFSPQGEVLMVLGKKGVSGAGRDTFAKPSDVLVAPDGSIFVADGHDAGGNNRIVKFDAQGNYLLEWGATGKEDGEFRDPHALAMDSQGRLFVGDRGNSRIQIFDQQGTHLATWTQFGRPSGLWIDANDRLYATDSESNKGRNPGWLRGIYIGSARTGWVESFIPDPEPDQDNSGTSGAEGIAVDAMGNLYGAEVGPTQMRKYTIR, encoded by the coding sequence ATGCCCGACTGCCGCCCACGCCGCACCACCTGGACCGCTGTGTCCGCAGCGCTGGTTCTGGGCGCGCTCGCCGGTCCGGCAGCCGCGCAGCACTCCAATCCGTACGCGGCCCAGGACAGCTGGGGCACGCTGCCGGCCGGGCGCACGTGGGGGGCGGTGAGCGCCGTATATGCGACGCCGGATGGGCGGCAGATGTGGGTGGCCGAGCGCTGTGGCGCCAACACCTGCATCGGCAGCGATGCCGATCCCGTGCTGCTGTTCGATCTCGATGGGACCCTTGTACGCAGCTTCGGCGCCGGGCTGATCGCCTGGCCCCACGGCATGCACGTGGATCGGGACGGCAACGTGTGGGTGGCGGACGCCCTGGGGTTCGGGCAGCAGCCCGCGGGCTGGGGTCACGTGGTCTACAAGTTCAGCCCGCAGGGCGAGGTCCTGATGGTCCTCGGCAAGAAGGGCGTCTCCGGGGCGGGGAGGGATACCTTCGCGAAGCCGTCGGACGTGTTGGTGGCGCCGGACGGCAGCATCTTCGTGGCAGACGGACATGACGCTGGGGGCAACAACCGCATCGTCAAGTTCGATGCGCAGGGCAACTACCTGCTGGAGTGGGGCGCCACCGGGAAGGAGGATGGCGAATTTCGCGATCCGCACGCCCTGGCCATGGACTCGCAGGGGCGGCTTTTCGTGGGCGACCGCGGAAACTCGCGCATCCAGATCTTCGACCAGCAGGGCACCCACCTCGCCACCTGGACGCAGTTCGGACGCCCGTCCGGACTGTGGATCGACGCGAACGACCGCCTCTACGCCACGGACTCCGAGTCGAACAAGGGCCGCAATCCGGGTTGGCTCCGTGGCATCTACATCGGGAGCGCAAGGACCGGTTGGGTGGAGAGCTTCATTCCCGATCCGGAACCCGATCAGGACAACTCGGGCACCAGTGGAGCGGAGGGCATCGCGGTCGACGCCATGGGCAACCTCTACGGTGCGGAGGTGGGGCCCACACAGATGCGGAAGTACACGATCCGCTAG
- a CDS encoding type III PLP-dependent enzyme, which yields MTPRLNRFLDSTRLTTPVLVVDLERVENNYRALSQAFPRARVFYAMKANPAREVLERLLALGCRLDVASIQEVRAALAAGAGPGALSFGNPIKRVADIAEAWARGVRVYAVDSVDEVEKIAGAAPGAEVVCRIRVENTGAEWPLSSKFGCDPSEVDAVLLRAAALGLEPVGISFHVGSQQTDPEQWGPAIVAAGRVFRRLGAAGVRLRLLNLGGGFPTAYRRPIPGLDAYSRVICQSLRGAFGDDLPDLIIEPGRSLVGDAGVIETEVLLVAARGEDRRRWVYLDVGKFGGLAETLGEAIQYPIVSARTGPRGAVVLAGPTCDSMDVLYETTHYELPLDLRIGDRLRIGATGAYTQSYSSVCFNGFEPLRTLFV from the coding sequence ATGACGCCCCGGCTGAACCGGTTTCTGGACTCCACCCGACTGACCACGCCCGTGCTGGTGGTGGATCTCGAACGGGTCGAGAACAACTACCGCGCCCTGTCCCAAGCCTTTCCCCGGGCTCGGGTGTTCTATGCCATGAAGGCCAACCCGGCGCGTGAGGTCCTGGAGCGGCTCCTGGCGTTGGGATGCAGACTCGACGTGGCCAGCATCCAGGAGGTGCGAGCCGCGCTCGCCGCCGGGGCCGGCCCCGGGGCTCTGTCCTTCGGAAACCCCATCAAGCGGGTTGCAGACATCGCGGAGGCCTGGGCGCGCGGCGTTCGCGTGTACGCCGTGGACTCGGTGGACGAAGTCGAGAAGATCGCCGGCGCAGCACCCGGAGCGGAGGTCGTGTGTCGGATCCGGGTGGAGAACACGGGCGCCGAATGGCCACTCTCGTCCAAGTTTGGTTGTGATCCCTCGGAGGTCGACGCAGTTCTGCTGCGGGCGGCCGCCCTCGGGTTGGAGCCGGTGGGCATCAGCTTCCATGTGGGCTCCCAACAGACGGATCCCGAGCAGTGGGGTCCCGCCATCGTCGCAGCGGGCCGGGTGTTCCGGCGTCTGGGGGCGGCTGGCGTCCGCCTGCGGCTCCTGAACCTGGGCGGAGGCTTCCCGACCGCCTACCGGCGGCCGATCCCCGGCCTCGATGCGTACTCCCGCGTGATCTGTCAGAGTTTGAGGGGTGCCTTCGGAGACGACCTACCCGACCTCATCATCGAGCCCGGGCGCAGCCTCGTGGGGGATGCCGGCGTCATCGAGACCGAGGTGCTGCTGGTCGCGGCCCGAGGAGAGGACCGCCGTCGCTGGGTGTACCTGGACGTCGGAAAGTTCGGCGGTTTGGCGGAGACGCTTGGCGAGGCGATTCAATACCCCATCGTGAGCGCACGTACAGGGCCGCGGGGAGCGGTCGTGCTGGCCGGCCCCACCTGCGACAGCATGGACGTGCTGTACGAGACGACGCATTATGAGCTCCCCCTCGACCTGAGGATCGGGGATCGCCTACGCATCGGGGCCACAGGTGCCTACACGCAGTCGTATTCATCCGTCTGCTTCAACGGGTTCGAGCCGCTGCGCACCCTGTTCGTGTAG
- a CDS encoding HupE/UreJ family protein produces MPTRARSRLRRWRGPALAALLLLLLPGRPAAHEIPSDVLVRVFVRAEGQQLRVLVRAPLEAMRDIVFPVWGPGYLDLLKAGPALQDAAALWVRDYLHFYEDGRPLPAAQVESVRASLPSDPSFADFDAAMAHMEAGPLPPGTQLPWQQAVLDVWLELPITSDSAEFALDSRLAHLGLRTVTVLRFAQAGGPERAFEFVGDPGRVRLDPRWYHAAWRFVVLGFEHILDGVDHLLFLLCLVVPVRRVRALIPVVTAFTVAHSITLFAAALGLAGDLAWFPPLIEMLIAVSIVYMAFENIVGARLERRWWMAFAFGLVHGFGFSFVLSDTLQFAGGHLLTSLLSFNIGVEIGQLFVLVLTVPLLSWLFRRVVSERMGVVLVSALIAHTGWHWMSDRLGVLRQIPFRAPTLNAAFGMEMVRWGGLAAVVAGTAWLLKGIYVRWDRRRPAGSTPALG; encoded by the coding sequence ATGCCAACCCGAGCCAGGTCCCGACTGCGCCGCTGGCGTGGGCCGGCCCTGGCCGCGCTTCTGCTGTTGCTCCTTCCGGGGCGGCCGGCGGCCCACGAGATCCCGAGCGACGTCCTGGTGCGCGTGTTCGTCCGTGCCGAGGGGCAGCAGCTGCGCGTGCTGGTGCGGGCGCCCCTGGAGGCGATGCGCGACATCGTCTTCCCGGTGTGGGGACCTGGATACCTCGATCTGCTGAAGGCGGGGCCAGCCCTCCAGGACGCGGCCGCGCTCTGGGTGCGTGACTACCTGCACTTCTACGAAGACGGCCGGCCGTTGCCGGCGGCGCAGGTGGAGTCCGTCCGTGCCTCACTGCCCAGCGATCCCAGCTTCGCGGACTTCGACGCTGCGATGGCGCACATGGAGGCCGGCCCCCTGCCGCCCGGCACCCAGCTTCCCTGGCAGCAGGCCGTGCTCGATGTGTGGCTCGAGCTTCCCATTACATCGGATTCCGCCGAGTTCGCGCTCGATTCGAGGCTCGCCCATCTGGGGCTCCGCACCGTGACGGTCCTACGCTTCGCGCAGGCCGGCGGCCCCGAGCGCGCGTTCGAGTTCGTGGGGGATCCGGGGCGGGTCCGCCTCGATCCGCGGTGGTACCACGCCGCCTGGCGCTTCGTCGTGCTGGGGTTCGAACACATTCTGGACGGGGTCGACCACCTGCTCTTCCTGCTCTGCCTGGTGGTGCCCGTGCGGCGTGTCCGGGCGCTGATCCCCGTCGTCACCGCCTTCACGGTGGCGCACTCGATCACGCTGTTCGCTGCGGCGCTGGGCCTCGCGGGAGACCTGGCCTGGTTCCCGCCGCTGATCGAGATGCTGATCGCGGTTTCCATCGTATACATGGCGTTCGAGAACATCGTGGGCGCGCGCCTGGAACGGCGCTGGTGGATGGCGTTCGCGTTCGGCCTCGTCCACGGATTCGGCTTCTCGTTCGTGTTGAGCGATACGCTGCAGTTCGCGGGGGGTCACCTCCTCACGTCGCTCCTCTCGTTCAACATCGGGGTGGAGATCGGCCAGCTGTTCGTGTTGGTGCTCACGGTCCCGCTGCTGAGCTGGCTGTTCCGGCGGGTGGTCTCGGAACGGATGGGGGTGGTCCTGGTGTCGGCACTGATCGCTCACACCGGATGGCACTGGATGAGCGACCGCCTCGGCGTGTTGCGGCAGATCCCCTTCCGGGCGCCGACGCTGAATGCCGCATTTGGGATGGAGATGGTGCGCTGGGGCGGGTTGGCGGCCGTGGTGGCGGGCACCGCCTGGCTCCTGAAGGGGATCTACGTGCGCTGGGACCGCCGCCGTCCGGCGGGCTCCACACCGGCGCTCGGCTAG